In one Desulfobaculum bizertense DSM 18034 genomic region, the following are encoded:
- a CDS encoding DsrE family protein, whose translation MIGSACWVVAKPLGVEASALGIRTAWATHQNGFETKLLFTEEGVWCLTGNPGYHSSMLKDFLDQDGEVFCDRKSLELRGIDEGKLLEGVEIVDADDVQEMCEDCDTVSYF comes from the coding sequence ATGATTGGATCTGCATGCTGGGTTGTTGCGAAACCCCTTGGAGTTGAAGCTTCCGCTCTTGGAATCCGAACTGCATGGGCAACCCATCAAAATGGTTTTGAAACCAAACTGCTGTTCACCGAAGAAGGCGTTTGGTGCCTCACTGGAAATCCCGGATATCACAGCTCCATGCTGAAAGATTTTCTGGATCAGGACGGCGAAGTGTTTTGTGACCGCAAGAGCCTTGAGCTGCGCGGCATAGACGAAGGCAAGCTGCTGGAAGGTGTCGAAATTGTCGACGCCGACGATGTGCAGGAAATGTGTGAAGACTGCGACACCGTGAGCTACTTCTAG
- a CDS encoding DsrE family protein: MATLTMVLLSGAAENEDSVFATSLAEAALNKGHKVQMYLFGNGVNLSKQEIPIEGDDLHIAPRLLDHIEPTKVSARLGELTEKGADISTCHTNEHARGIESRGYDGEIKWGDVGGTFSKYLMTTDVLLTVGH, from the coding sequence ATGGCTACACTGACAATGGTTCTGCTGTCTGGCGCCGCAGAAAACGAGGATTCGGTTTTTGCCACAAGCCTGGCAGAAGCCGCTCTGAACAAGGGTCACAAGGTACAGATGTACCTTTTTGGAAACGGGGTGAACCTCTCCAAGCAGGAAATCCCGATTGAAGGTGATGACCTGCACATTGCTCCGCGCCTTCTGGATCACATTGAGCCTACAAAAGTGTCTGCCCGCCTTGGCGAGCTGACAGAAAAAGGGGCTGACATTTCCACCTGTCACACCAACGAACACGCCCGCGGCATTGAGTCCCGTGGCTACGACGGTGAGATCAAGTGGGGTGATGTTGGCGGAACCTTTAGCAAGTACCTCATGACAACAGACGTACTTCTTACCGTAGGCCACTAG